From one Psilocybe cubensis strain MGC-MH-2018 chromosome 13, whole genome shotgun sequence genomic stretch:
- a CDS encoding Protein SMG7 yields the protein MTEQPVPASVAREAKSIHQSLKELLKTKEPFDKEVDFQRKNLRRRYLNLLLVHPDAKESKDVENHLWMQTSYAFISSYKQSIAALDRSTQNNQRHQQQQQQQGQRPPPPRQNHDVERRKLVQRFRQFLADEEKFWTQLVLRLRRLFDLREAHPALVALGLLEADNVAASSIPEVSETRDGVMHGASGRNHFQFPPEDPSVSFAPTTAEEREGRLAILSKALICLGDIARYRELYNESNGKRAGHEDGGSGRRGRNRRGGGPDLPPRPRNYDKARQCYEQARLLVPYEGNPSHQLAILSSYQKDSFASLIHYYRALCVSQPYDTAAENLGTVLSKALEMWRQRTKRERDKNGTNDMQLPPRVRVELFKERVVVLHALWRVGMDKGLEKMKSMSPKHNEKVFHDFYALVSERHLPIDLISNTIVLSQGALWKHRMIRDTPSTSHRKTDAAPVQPGTATLIEWGMLDHLMDMHLVLLEVGKDELKDPQIMEEGADDIAQRISATFRRTLPALRIASKWLRANYKYVVQDQEFIAYQSRESSKGINIVKKDENKISGYSKKTQRFWKGYAQFMLALSQAFPANKLHPFLSPLEEDVEMKGFLPLRKLMGEEKGKEKAQVNGAQREQVHPNVEQLMRISDLLEDAKVLVQMENSPLMMINNHIMFDPLMVEEVRPRLQQEVSPVVDNDSATSNHAQAPPVHDDTGKQIEPDVDIEDVDHLSSTDDDPVGEAFEHLKTGGNVLDEEEDDEEEDEIVWDPRAPISPALSPITRVAPLTPVKPIISPKGLSPRSPTHYQPIKQPSFTTPATHAPAPQAVTTAQDLLNDVMGLATVGRVINPAHVPSTESVSTAPQPQFLFGSELSHRPSQSIWSASEDEQPLMYSGNTSNSTAQSGGHIYQTSPRQFAISPASQDLSQQSIWSSPYPSQLTHNSQQSLGGGLPPAYSHSHSHPPQPMLSPVGMAQRQHQRVPSASVAAQLFPNHIQSQHDPFAYAPPIQPPIHRPEHILSPQSGYINSHASQQSFGGGSTEYYASSNPAYHSRQLSMHDPRVGHVSVPMSQIWSHTG from the exons ATGACTGAACAGCCTGTACCTGCATCTGTCGCCCG TGAGGCGAAAAGCATACACCAATCGTTGAAAGAACTACTCAAAACCAAAGAGCCCTTCGATAAAGAGGTCGATTTCCAGCGGAAAAA CCTAAGGAGGCGCTATCTTAATCTACTGCTCGTTCATCCCGATGCAAAAGAATCCAAGGATGTCGAGAACCATCTATGGATGCAAACTTCCTATGCCTTCATCTCCTCCTACAAGCAGAGCATCGCTGCCCTCGATCGTAGCACACAAAACAACCAACgccaccagcaacagcagcaacaacaaggCCAACGTCCTCCTCCGCCGAGACAAAATCACGACGTCGAGCGTCGGAAGTTAGTGCAACGATTTCGGCAATTTCTAGCTGACGAGGAAAAATTCTGGACCCAATTGGTCCTTCGCCTTCGACGTTTGTTCGACTTGCGCGAAGCGCATCCTGCCCTAGTTGCGCTTGGCCTTCTTGAAGCTGACAATGTTGCTGCCTCCAGTATCCCTGAGGTATCCGAGACCCGTGACGGAGTTATGCACGGCGCTAGTGGCCGTAACCACTTCCAGTTTCCGCCGGAGGACCCCAGTGTATCATTTGCACCCACCACAGCCGAGGAGCGTGAAGGGCGCCTTGCAATCTTGAGCAAGGCTTTAATATGCTTGGGTGATATTGCTCGTTACAGGGAACTGTATAACGAGAGCAATGGCAAGAGAGCTGGCCACGAAGATGGCGGGTCAGGACGGAGGGGGCGTAATCGCCGAGGTGGGGGACCTGACCTACCTCCTCGCCCTAGAAACTATGACAAGGCACGACAGTGTTACGAGCAAGCCCGGTTGCTTGTACCATACGAGGGCAATCCTTCCCACCAGCTGGCAATTCTGTCGTCATACCAAAAGGACTCGTTCGCTTCTCTCATACACTATTATCGGGCGTTATGTGTCAGCCAGCCGTACGATACAGCTGCGGAGAATTTGGGAACTGTACTATCCAAGGCCTTAGAAATGTGGCGGCAACGAACTAAAAGAGAAAGGGACAAGAATGGAACGAATGACATGCAACTTCCTCCCCGAGTGCGAGTCGAGCTGTTCAAGGAAAGGGTTGTGGTTTTGCATGCTTTGTGGCGAGTAGGTATGGATAAGGGCCTTGAAAA AATGAAGTCCATGTCTCCCAAGCACAACGAAAAAGTGTTCCATGACTTTTATGCCCTTGTTTCTGAACGACATCTACCCATCGACTTGATTTCCAATACTATCGTCCTCTCTCAGGGTGCACTCTGGAAGCACCGCATGATTCGTGATACACCTTCTACATCCCATCGTAAGACAGACGCAGCTCCTGTTCAACCTGGAACGGCCACATTGATCGAATGGGGCATGCTCGACCACCTCATGGATATGCATCTTGTCCTACTTGAAGTAGGAAAGGATGAACTGAAAGATCCTCAAATAATGGAAGAAGGGGCCGACGATATCGCGCAACGCATCAGCGCCACCTTCAGACGCACCCTTCCCGCTCTTAGAATTGCGAGCAAGTGGTTGCGCGCCAACTACAAATATGTCGTACAAGACCAAGAATTCATCGCGTACCAATCGCGCGAATCGTCGAAGGGAATTAATATCGTcaaaaaagatgaaaataaGATCAGTGGGTATTCCAAAAAGACCCAGCGATTCTGGAAGGGCTATGCCCAATTTATGCTTGCATTGTCGCAAGCGTTCCCGGCCAACAAATTACACCCTTTTCTGTCTCCCCTGGAGGAGGACGTTGAGATGAAGGGATTTTTGCCGCTTAGAAAGCTGATGGGTGAAGAAAAGGGGAAGGAAAAGGCGCAAGTAAATGGGGCTCAAAGGGAGCAAGTTCATCCTAATGTTGAACAGTTGATGAGAATCTCCGACTTGTTAGAGGACGCAAAAGTACTTGTTCAAATGGAG AATTCCccgttgatgatgattaACAATCACATTATGTTTGATCCTCTCATGGTGGAGGAAGTTCGACCTCGTTTACAACAAGAGGTTTCACCTGTGGTAGATAATGATTCCGCCACTTCCAACCATGCTCAAGCCCCGCCGGTGCACGATGACACTGGGAAACAAATAGAGCCTGATGTGGATATTGAGGATGTGGACCACTTAAGTTCAACCGACGATGACCCGGTTGGCGAGGCATTCGAGCATCTAAAAACAGGCGGAAATGTattggatgaagaagaagacgatgaagaagaagatgaaattgtTTGGGATCCTAG GGCTCCTATTTCCCCTGCGCTCTCTCCGATCACCCGTGTGGCTCCCTTGACGCCAGTCAAACCCATTATCAGCCCTAAGGGTCTCTCCCCCAGATCTCCCACCCATTATCAACCTATCAAGCAACCAAGCTTTACTACGCCTGCAACACACGCGCCCGCACCTCAAGCTGTTACGACGGCACAAGATCTTCTGAACGACGTCATGGGCTTGGCTACCGTAGGCAGAGTCATAAACCCAGCCCATGTACCTTCTACAGAATCTGTTTCGACCGCCCCGCAACCTCAATTTTTGTTCGGGTCCGAGTTGTCTCATCGCCCAAGTCAGTCCATATGGTCAGCTTCTGAGGACGAGCAGCCTCTTATGTACTCCGGGAACACCAGTAATTCTACCGCACAAAGTGGTGGGCATATTTATCAGACGTCTCCTCGGCAATTTGCCATCTCTCCAGCGTCACAGGATCTTTCGCAGCAGTCTATTTGGTCCTCGCCTTACCCGAGCCAATTAACGCACAATTCCCAGCAAAGTTTGGGTGGTGGGTTACCTCCGGCATattcgcactcgcactcgcatcCTCCTCAGCCTATGCTTTCTCCTGTAGGTATGGCCCAAAGGCAACACCAACGAGTGCCTTCCGCTTCTGTGGCTGCGCAACTTTTCCCTAACCATATCCAAAGCCAACACGATCCCTTCGCATATGCGCC